caaatgattataaatagagtatAAGTAGAGTTAtttattatgacctcaaaagtcactactTGTGCAAACTTTGATTGgtcctttttaaccgacttcaaaaaaggaggaggttctcaattcgactgaatgtttttttttttttttttttgtatgtatgttcctcaatatctccgagaattgtggaccgattttcaaatttttttttttgatcgaacgggtataaccccgagatggtcccattggcaccaagtcagggtctgatgatgggatcctggagaaatcgagggaactcttcaaatgttataggaacatgtaatgtttttagtgtatttttcaaaggtaaaccaatatttacgcctgatggtgataattttatgtggctgagctgatgatggaaggtcaactcctcaatggttaggagttaaaggataattctttcactagtgtacatgtattcggactgatacatataatatcaataggaaccactaaaaatcaacaaataaataaactttttaacaaaaaataaaaccgccttcaaaaataagcgcgttacaaaacacggagaaactaaaaagcaaaaaataataaacctttgaattcagatttcttatcgtattgcaataactctaaacatccaaattataaacaaatcaattatttttggagtcggtgccagcctgcgtatggttgggtggggcaaacaggcaatagcaaggcgacgaacaggtctggtaccgactgaaaaaataattgatttgtttataatttggatgtttagagttattgcaatacgataagaaatctgaattcaaaggtttattattttttgctttttagtttctccgtgttttgtaacgcgcttatttttgaaggcggttttattttttatttcaccaaTACAGGGTGAAACGAATCCCACCCAACGAATTCGAGTAGAAATAAAAACGCTAATAGTTCCCAACAACGAACGGGCCAGTTGTTCGTGACGTAACTAATTACTTTAGCATTCAGAGTTTTCATTTTTCCAATTCTAGACTTCAAAGACAATTAAGGCCCCAGTGAACATTTTaagagaaaataaataatcacgTTTATTGAATGAATGAAACCAGTTATTAACTAGGCATGTATTTATATAGCTTCACTATAGTTCAATAATTTAATGTGGCGACTTAACAACACACAGCAatcgttatttgttttacaagggggcaaagttgttgtttaaccgcacgtgccaatattgatacccgagcaaacgaaagattccaatagtggaatcttgagcattaCGAGgcagggtttcaaggcacgaaggttaaacaaactttgccaccgagtgaaacacaaacattttcaccacaccaacatgaacaaaatactgactataaaaccaaactaaatcaaatcaaatacaTCCATTTATTCAATGGCTTGGCTcgcgttagaaggagacaaaaagtagcctatgtcactctccatcccttcaactatctccacctaaaaaatcacgtcaattcatcgctccgttttgccgtgaaagacggacaaacaaatagacacacacactttcccatttataaaattagtatggatttatgattcaaaatcatcatttataggtaaattttacCTGCCAGCTTAAGAcaccaagttaaaatttgtatgaaataactttgcactcttgtggataaaatgcacttttgctatctgttttcaaatACCAGTTCGTGTGCAgaaaaaaatgttgattttCATGACGTAACTGGGTTTGTTCCTcagttaattgtaaaaatatgtttatttccTTGATTTTCTATCATTCATCAAAAGTGTTTTTTcactatttatattattttgaacttttcaCAAACATTCTGTGTCAATGTCAATCAATCTAGTCTTTAAAAATTGGCGTCCTTGGAAAAGACGTCAAAACTGGCGTCTGTATTCAATTAATatattagggtaatttcgaagtactaaaatgctcgggtaatttcgaaaggggagtCTTGACATGatagaaataatggtgatttttatgtgactttcgaaattaagTAGACgtcattcgaaattaccccaatatTGGATTACCTACTTAATTGGCAATGAATCACCTGACCTAGGTAGAGGTacacataaaagtaatatattTTCTTCGATACCTGCTCTTAAGGCTAATGGAGATCTGTATAATGCATGCGATATGTGGCCGACCTTGCAATGAATTTCTCAATAGTAGTGGGTAAACTATGACCGCTGTAGATCGAATTCACAAGAGACTGGATGAGGTATAATTACCCATGAAACTTGTGATAAAAGTGTGTTTATATAAGTATCATTTATGGTCTTACATGCAAGAATATCACCATTAGACACCTACCTACTATCTTTTTATACCGTATGCATTGCGAAAAAATCAgctatatttacatatttatacaattttgtGCCCCAGCTTTTATTACTTGGttcataaattatataattaaattaaattttaattagaaTAAATCAAGGAATTTCCTTTTGTACaggatttttaaaattattactttAGTTTTATGAAACGCAACAAGTAACATTTTGttgtattatttaaattagatGAAAGTAATATTCGAAGCCAATACACCGCATCCACAGTAGTTTTCTTGAACACATATCGGTGTAACTGGCCAAACAAGATAATATACTATTACTATAGTATGTGGTTTATACTCGTACAACAACTCGGACTCAGTGCACGACGGTTGTCTGCAACAGCGTATTAAAATAAACGTAAGTACTTTACTcatatgtttatttatatacctagatatttacTTGCTGATGTAATATAGAGTACATGTACAAGTTATAAgtagtttaatatttattaaactaCTTATGACTAGTACATATgatatacatttatattatcTCAGGTATTATACGTAAAAAAGCTGATAGATACGGACATTGACTGCCACATAATgacacataataaaaaaaaaatacttattacgAGTAACACATAAAAATCTAATAGACAAAATAAAAGAATGAATTTGTCATTTCATTAAATTGTGTATGTTTATAAGTAAACAAAACTAAATAATGCCAATCCACCACCCACCATATTTTCAACAAAATTATTTGTTCCAAATATAATAGATAACAAAATTAGCTCCAGAGGGCAATTTAGGCGAGAGGATCCTCAGTTTTCAGCGTAATCAAGAAACTCAAAGTTATAATAGACTCTAGTTGTCCCGGCAAAGTTAAAATGGTACCAATTTGTACGCAACGTGCCCTCAAGAACCTCCACAAAGCACTATAAACTACGTTGCCAACGAGGCGAAACGTGCAAACTATGGTCTTCTGAATTTTGTTTTGGGAAAATATTTGACGTTGTAGTCCCCCCTTATTCAAGTGTTTTGTCTTTTCTGTAATGTCGACTTATGCATttgtgagaaagggacaaaacacttttttctcTAATCActtcagtaactttttttatgaataagggggttaataaAGCAATTAGTCGTTACTACAAATTTCAAGCTTTTcaaggttttattttaatatacgaCAGAAGTAGATTTAGCTTTTGCCGTCCCTAATTTTAAATAAGAATCAGGCTTTTagatattatacaccgtgtttcacttaacactaaaaacctgaaaaccgtttgttcagaatcgagagtagaatcgattgagctatatcttgatgggggtaatattttttgttttaagttgtattattagttattttttacgtgcccattctacgaATTCGTAATACAATATTGTGCATAtcacattgctagaggttgtatacctttttcagtatttaggggtattaataatgGCTGGTTAcgtggacgattattttttccgctacgagtttgacgttgtttgtcagtttaattttaatgtttatcataagtcataacaaattgaactcgtaactaattacaaccttgtcattttgcatgttgggtttaaatttgcttactgtgattaccaaagctttaaagtgttttacagtgacatagctgtctattggtaaaccttatgtcgttgcagtaacgtacacaaataaagagttttaaggtttatgatggtagctatcaattattttattgagtgtagagttaaaagtcgaatagagctgtacagaacaagaaaaattcaatttaaaaaaataataatcattagATTacaagatgaatactctagatacgtttaaaaaaataaaaatcagttggggtgtctgaggttttgagtgataccggaaacacggtgtattgtcAAAGACAATTTCTGTGAAAGGAATCTCAGTAGGAGATACATAACAAGTGAAtagaagatatttatttatttaactcaaATATGTTATACAGCATAACAGTAAGAACCAAAGCACTgtgtaactaaaaatacatgacaaaatattaactagatttaggtgacgacttaacgtcgaggcttcgttgcgACGTCTATCCCGGCGTAGAATATgtaagtttttaatttatttcgtcTATCAGTAATAATTTTCTTGTGCTATAAGTAATAATATGTTCTGATAGTTATTTAAGGCCTAGCCTCTCTAGATCTAGTctagtaggtaattacttaATTAGTTATATATTGCGATTTTATAACGCTTCAGATACTAAAAATTCGTGCAAATATttactgtaggtacctatagggAACGCTGATACTGTATCCTGTTATTTTATCTCTTATCGATCTAAGTATCTTTTATCTTTCATATCTCCTATAAATGTGTCatgatttcatttttatttacccatacctactaatattataaatgggaaagtgtgtgtgtgtctgtttgtttgtccatcttccacggcaaaacggggacacaaattgacgtgattttttaagtggagagagttgaagggatgaagagtgacagaGGTTATTTTTTGACTCTTTCCAACAcatcacttccctaaaatggggtatggaagtttgtatggagcgttccgaaatttttgaatttatcgcGAGCggagccacgggcaaaagctagttaagttATATTtgatttggtatttttttcttgtgtTATTGTTACAAGAATTTTCCTTGTATTGGTATAGGAAACACTTTAGTACCTCGACATCCTTGACTCAAGGTTCTCTTTTTCGACCCATTCGCTATGTTTAGCTAACCAACAACTTATCCTAATTCTAAACCAAATAACTAAATATTACAGATACATCCAAGATGGTGGTCACTCTGTACAAGTTAGACGCCAGTCCACCAGTGCGAGCGGTGAAGATGGTCATCGCAGCCATCAATCTACCTGACGTGGAATACGTTGACGTCAACCTGCTGGAACGCGATCAATTCAATGAAAACTATATGAAGGTATTAAGATTGCAAGTTAAAAAAACATCAAATAAATATCTAATTTGTCAATTTGTTAGTTTGTTTGTGTGATTTGTAGTTCACAGATATTTCTACTATGTAGATGTCTCTGGTGTAGGGTTGAAACCCTTATCTGGGTAATTctgagaatagaaaaaagtgGCTCCGGTAGTTTTTGATTGCAAGGATTCTTTTCACACAATCTGTATAAAAATGATTGGTGTCAGTAGCATCaccgatgatgatgatgatgatgatgatgatgacgatgatgatgataataataataattattatgtttgcAGCTTAATCCACAACACACGATACCAACATTGGTGGACGATGACTTTGTTATTTGGGATAGGTAACTACACTTTTGAATGATAAAGCCCTTTAAGTTACCTGTGTGcgtcgtagccgaatgcacaaaccaATATCTCTTtcttagctatctatctctattgctcttgcgtattggcgcgacagagccatactACATTcttgcggcgtttcggtggagTTTCGCATCGCAAAAATgtcattcagctacgccgcctGCCCATAatccaaatttaaatatttcattcCATTTATTTTACCTGTTTGTCTCAGAgaaaaacaatgtttttttttcagccaTGCCATTTGTACGTATCTCATAAACATGTACGCTGAAAACGACTCTCTGTATCCATCGGAACCGAAGAAACGAGGTCTGATCGATCAAAGACTGCACTTTGATAGTGGCGTACTGTTCCCACCAGTACGAGAAGCAGTAGTGAGTATTAACAcctaaaatactaaaaaaaatattacattcaAAAACTTGAAATATAATCAATCaatgtttagttttaattaggCATTCATATTTAAAGCTAGGAAGACCGTCATATGGCAAGGTGTCTCGTAGGGtttactccagaaaaaaaactgttttttttcacggttttttttcatgttttttttcaagccagaaaaaaaaaccgtttttttgcaaccctagtgtCTCGTATCTTTATACGTTTATCACCCTGATACAGTAGAACAAAAAAGCACGCGCTTTACAGATTAGTAAATTACTTAACTGTCTCCTGCCAAACGTGCTGTAAATAACTACTGTAAAACATTAACGAAAAGGTTGACCTAAGTATGTAACTGAGGCCTAGTGAAAAGGAGTACAAGTCTCGCGGAGCGCAGGTGAAAAAGGACGTATGTCCCATATACGACTTATGCAGTTTTTCACCTGCGCTCCGCAAGACTTgttaccctttttcactagagcCACAGGTATATTACTCGGACTCGAGACAAGCTTCATTTAAAACACTCCACACGCTGCGTTACTTACCATAGTTTTTGTCCCAGTCAGCAAACGCCCTTtcacataaaattattcaaGTGTAGTCCCAATAAATGTTgtctttgttaatatttttcgaCTTTTTCTGCCATAAAATATTGCTATGCGTGAACTGCGgccatatttgttatttttgcttcTTCAGCTGACAGCTATACGTCATTTGTGTGTTGCCACAGATGCTGTTAGCTGTTGACGTTAAAttatggtcgcgttcacacttaaaaatgtttgtcattgttttgttccctttattttaatgtataatttataaACTCTGGAAATACTGTGTCATTTcaaattgtgtacttttttgcaactttttatcctgtttgtgatgtgtgtgtgctttccgtgttttcactcgcaatggccccgacggaagatcagcgttggccctcccaggctaacaccatgctgagtcgggaccatttcgtggcaattattatgtatgtacctatatttttgtgttgtgtaaataatttctgttttcacttgtcaccaataaattatttctattctattctattcttattATATCCTCTTAATTTTAGGGCCCAGTGATCTTCGGCAACGAAAAATCTTTCAAGGCAGAAGTGCTACAAAAAATCCAAACCGGCTACGAGTTCACGGACAAGTTCCTGACGGGGGAGTGGCTGGCGGGTGACGAGTTGACAGTGGCTGACGTCTGCTGCGTCGCCACTATCAGCACTGCGAACGAGATTC
This genomic window from Leguminivora glycinivorella isolate SPB_JAAS2020 chromosome 1, LegGlyc_1.1, whole genome shotgun sequence contains:
- the LOC125230820 gene encoding glutathione S-transferase 1-like: MVVTLYKLDASPPVRAVKMVIAAINLPDVEYVDVNLLERDQFNENYMKLNPQHTIPTLVDDDFVIWDSHAICTYLINMYAENDSLYPSEPKKRGLIDQRLHFDSGVLFPPVREAVGPVIFGNEKSFKAEVLQKIQTGYEFTDKFLTGEWLAGDELTVADVCCVATISTANEILPIDEDLFPKLAKWMKRCSELEIYKNENEPGLKMFSQILKSKLA